CACACGTCTTCCGCGAATCATTGATTTCTATTGCACCGCTTTTTGCATTGTTTATAATCTTCCAGATTTCCCTTTTGAAGATGACGAAACGTCAGGTAATCAGAATTATAATCGGTTTTATTTATGCTTTTATAGGCCTTACGATTTTTCTGATTGGAGTAAAGGGCGGTTTTTCGCAGGCAGGCGCAGAACTCGGAGAAAAGCTTGGATCTCTTGCTGTTGAAAATGGTGGTGCCTGGTATGTGCTCCTTATCTTTACCGGACTTCTTTTAGGCGCAATTATTGTCTGTGCAGAACCTGCTGTATGGGTTTTAAGTGAACAGGTAGAAAATGTAAGTGGCGGTACAATTAAAAGAAAGGTCCTTCTTATTTTCCTTTCTGTGGGTACTGCAATTGCCATTGCTCTTGCCATGCTTCGCGCTGTTACAGGTTTTAATCTTAAATATGTTATTATCCCAGGCTATATAATTGCTATGACTCTTATGATTTTCTGCCCTTCTCTTTTTTCAGGAATTGCTTTTGATTCGGGCGGAGTAGCTTCGGGACCTCTCACCTCAACTTTTGTACTTTCATTTACTCTTGGTGCTGCCTCAAGTGGAAAAGGCGGAAATGATTCTTTTGGTGTAATTGCTCTTGTTGCCATGATGCCGCTGCTTGCAATTCAGCTTATGGGAATCATCTATAAACTCAAACAAGGAGGCAAAAAATGAATTATAAGCTTCTTGTGAGTATTGTTCCTCATGACAGCGGGGAACTAATATCTGACGCAGCAAAATCAGCGGGAGCTGGCGGTGGTACTATTGCAATGGGCCGCGGAACTGCATCGAACGGAGTTCTACAGCTTCTGGGACTTGGCGATACTTCAAAAGATATCGTCTACATCATTCTGGAAGAAGAAAAATGTGAAGCTGTTCGTACTGCAATAATTTCAGCATCCGAAACAAAAAAACATTTTGGAGTGCTTTTTACAATCGAAGTAGGAAATTTTGTAAAAGCAGGTAATACAGATTCAATCGAAAAATCAGAAATAAAAGGGGGCAAATCTATGGCAACCAGTACATATCAGATGATAAACGTAATTGTAAACAAAGGCTATGCAGAAGATGCAATGGCTGCAGCCCGTAAAGCAGGAGCTGGCGGCGGTACAATTATCGGTGCCCGTGGAACTGCAAAAGAAGGAGATGCAGCTTTCTTTGGAATGAAGATTGTCCCGGAAAAAGAAATGCTGATGATTCTCGTTCCATCTGATAAAAAGGATGCCATACTCCAGGCTATCACAGCCCTTCCTTGTTTTGCAGAAGCCGGAAGCGGAATCATCTTCTGTAATGAAGCCCAGGATTTTACTCTCCTGGGCAAAAAGTAATCTTATTTCTTACTAGTTTTCAGCAGACGTAGGCTGTTAAGAACCGCAAGGATTGTTACACCGACATCGCCAAAAACCGCAATCCACATATTCGAAATGCCGAGGGCGCTGAGAATCAAAATAGCTCCCTTAATTCCCAAAGCTCCATAGAGGTTTTCATAAACAATGCGCAGGGTGCGGCGGCTTATTTTAATTCCGTCTACAATCTTACTTGGCTTGTCTTCCATAATAATGATGTCTGCAGCTTCAATCGCAGCGTCACTTCCCATATTACCCATTGCGATACCAGCATCAGCACGGGCAAGAACAGGCGCGTCGTTTATACCGTCGCCGGCAAAAATCAGAGTACCGCGTTTCTTTCCACCCTTAGAAAGATCTGCAAGAAGTTCTTCAACCTTAGCAAGTTTGTCTGCACTGAGCAGCTGACCAAAAGCTTTTTTAAGCCCGAGCTTTGCAGCAACTGTATGTGCGGCACGTTCGTTATCTCCGGTAAGCATTACAACATTTTCAACGCCAATTTTGTGAAGACCTTCAACAGTTGCCTGTGAATCATCTTTAATTTCATCGCTGATTACAATGTGGCCACTGTACTTTCCTTCACTTGCAACGTGAATTACAGTTCCGTCCTGATGTTCAGAACATTCACTGTAATTGATACCAAACTGTTCCATAAGCTTTGTGTTACCGGCAAGAACTTCCTTACCATTTACAAGAGCTTTTATACCCTTTCCGGCAATTTCTTCTACATTCTCAAGTTTTACATTGTCGCAGCATTTGTCGTGATGAGCAGCTTTGAGTGAAGCAGAAATCGGATGTGTAGAGAACATTTCTGTATGTGTTGCAAGAGCAAGCAGTTCTGTCTCTGTAATAGAAGAATCTGTTGCGTGAATATGTGTAACAACAAAGTTTCCTTTTGTAAGGGTTCCAGTCTTGTCGAATACGGCAGTTTTTGTACGGCCGAGTGCTTCAAGGTATACACTTCCTTTAATCAGGATTCCATGACGTGCAGCTGCTGTAATACCACCACAGAATGAAAGTGGAATTGAAATAACAAGCGCACAAGGACAGCTTACTACAAGGAACATAAGTGCACGGTATACCCATGTACTCCAGGTTGCCTGCCATGCCCAGTTGCCAGACTTAAAGCCAATTATCACACTTGGAATAATTGCAAGTGCCAGAGCAGAATAAACAACGATTGGTGTATAAACACGTGCAAAGCGTGTTACAAACTGCTCAGACTTTGTCTTGTTTTCTGTTGCATTTTCAACGAGTTCAAGAATACGTGAAAGAGCCGAATCACCGGCATGTCGTGTTGTTCTGATTTCAAGTACGCCCTGTTTGTTGATTGAGCCGGAAAGAACTTCGCTTCCAACAGATACGTGCTGAGGAATACTTTCACCAGTAAGAGCTGAAGTATCAACAAAACTGTCACCGTCTACAACAACACCATCAATAGGAATACGGTCACCAGGCTTTACAATGATTACAGAATCAGTTTCAACTTCTTCAGGATCTACTTCGCGAGTTTCTGCTCCAACCTTTACGGTTGCATGATCCGGACGAAGTTTTGCAATCTCTTCGATAGAATCCCGAGATTTATCAACTGCATAATCTTCAAACTTTTCACCAACCTGATACAGAATCATGATAGCAACAGCTTCTTCATATTCACCAAGAAGAATCGCACCAATGGCTGCTACAGACATTAAGAAAGATTCATCCATCAGTTCGCCATGTATAAGGTTAGAAACAGCGCCAATTACAATATCCTTTCCTGTTATCATAAAGGCAATAAAATACAGTACCATACAAACTGCTTCATGAATCAGATCAATTTTTGCTACATCAGAAAGCCAGTTTTCTACAGGAAGATGCTCTATTACAAGTCCAAGTACAAACATTACTGCGGCAAAAATCAACTGCTTTACAGTAAGTTCATGTTCTTCTCCATGCTCGTGTCCATGTTCATGGTCGTGACCGCAGCCACATGAACATCCATCGTGTTCGTGATGGTCATGGTGATGTCCGTGTTCATGCCCGCACTCGCAGTGTTCGTGTTCGTGTTCATGTCCGCATTCGCAGTGTTCATGTTCATGTTCGTGTTTATGTTCGTCGCTCATTATTCTTTCTCCTTAATATGTTCTATACCACACTCTAAAATACTCTTTACGTGATCGTCTGCAAGGCTGTAGTAAATTACCTTGCCCTCACGGTTTGTACGCACCAGATCAGATTCACGTAAAGTCCTCAACTGATGAGAAACAGCCGAAACCGACATTCCCAGCAGCGCCGAAATATCACATACGCAAAGGTCACTTTTATCAAGCGCATAAAGAATCTTTACACGCGTTGTATCACCAAAAATCTTGTAAAAATCAGCAAGGTCAAAAATCATTTCATCTTCTGGAAATGTTGCCCTAACTTTTTTTACGGTCTCTTCGTGAATTACTTCGCCTTCGCACAGTTCTTCATTCTTTTTCATTGAGACTCCTGCTGTTCATTTGAACAAACATTCAATTGAATAGCTACTCAAATAATAATGTCATTTGAATAATTGTGCAAGTGTTTTTTAGAAAAAAAATAACTCATTTGCCATAAACCGCTTTTTTTCTTATACTGATTTTCATGAACCTTTCAAATATTGTAATTGTATTAGACCATCCGGATGAATCAAGAAATATTGGTGCTGCATGCCGCGCCATGGCTAATAATGATATAAGTGATTTACGAATTGTCGGCAACAAAGCAGACTACGACATAGAACATATTCACGTCCTTGCAATTCATGCCGGTGCAATTTTTGATAATGCCAGATTCTTCAATTCTATAACAGAGGCAACAAGCGATTGTGCAATTTGTGCTGGCACAACAAGACGTCGGGGTAAAAAACGTGGCAAACTGCTTCTGCCAGAGGAATTTGCAGAGATGGCAGACACAACCACAAACAATTCTGGAAAGGTTGCCGTTATCTTTGGAAACGAACGCACCGGACTTACAGATGAACAGCTTGATGAATGTAATCTTGGAGTTACAATTCCATCTTCTGATGGCTTCGGTTCTTTAAATCTTAGCCATGCTGTTCAGATTATGAGCTACCATCTTTTCCGTTATTCTCTTAAACAAAAAAAAGGCGAATACAGAGGTTATACACCGCTTACACTGGAGCGCGTAGATCAGACCGTAAAAATAATTACAGATGATATGCAGAAAATCGGTTTCTTTAAAATGCCGGGCCGCGAAGATATGGAAAATTTCTGGAGAAGTGTTTTAAGTCGGGCAAGTCTTTCAGAGGGTGAAGCACAGTATCTGGAAAAGACATTTAATAAAATGGCAGGACTGGCGTCTAAGAACGCTTCGAATTCTTCTCAGCAATAAACTTAACGAACTCTTCTTCTGGAATCGGCTTACTGAAATAGAAGCCCTGAGCATAAGTGATGCCAAGACTTGCAAGGTAATCAAACTGCTCTTTTGTTTCAATTCCCTCAACAACAATCTTTCGTCCCATCTTGAGGAGCATTGAAATCATATTTTCCAGAAGAATCTTTGCATTCTTAGTTCCTTCAGTCTCATCTTCTTTAAAACAAGGCCATAAAAGGCTCTTATCAATTTTGATCATTTCAAAATCTGCTTTAGCTATTCTGGAAAGATTTGAATAACCAGTACCAAAATCATCCATAGAGAATGAACAGCCGAACTTCTTAAGTTCTTCCATATTCTTTTTAAGCATGTAGCCCGAAGTTACCGCAATAGATTCTGTGATTTCAAGATTAACGCAGTCCGGTGCAATATTATACTTCATCAAAAGTGACTTCATGAGTTTTGGAAGATTTGCATCTACAGATTGCAGTCCGGAAAGGTTTACCTCTATATGATTCATATGCTGTTTTTTGAGATTGTTTTCAGACATGAATGCGAATACATGATTAAAAATCAGATTACTGAGCGGCATAATCATGCCTTTCTTCTCTGCAAGCGGAATAAACTCTTCTGGAGAAACATAGCCGATAGTATTTTCATCTTTAAGACGTACAAGAGCCTCGGCATTTGTAAATCTCTTTTCGGCAAGACTATAAATCGGCTGATAATACATTACGATAGAATTATTCTTTATAGATTCAGAAACAATATGAAGAATCTGTCGGCTTCGGATTCGCTTTTCGCGGGCCTTATCATCAATTCGTCTGATAAAGCCGATAGAACGACCGTAGGTTTCTGTATCTTCAGCAAAGTCAAGCAGTTCAACAACCTGTCCATCAAAAGGGAAATCTTCAGGACAGAAAAGAACATTGGCATGAGCATTTAGACGAACAGATCTGTCTTTAAGCTCCCATGGACGAGAGAATCTGTCTGCAAGAATCTCAAGGCAGGTATCGATTTTTGAAATATGCTTGTTGTCTACAATAAAAGCAAGCGTCATTCGGTTCATGCGGTAACACTGGGTTTTAAAAGATTTTTCAACAAATTGTTTTATTTCAACCAGAGTTTCTGCAATTACATTTGTACCTACATAGTTTTCAATGATTGACGCTTCATCAAGTTCCATGCTTACTATCGCATAATTTTTTTTGCAGCTCATAAATTCCTGCAAAACAGTTTTAAGCGCATAGTAATTAAAGGCTCTGGTTTCACTATCAAGATATTCAGAAGGATTTTCAAGCGACAGGAACATCAGAAGAATGATGGCAGAAATACCAACACTGGAAATTAAAATCTTTGGCTCAATAATCTGAACGCCACCGAATCCAACCCAAAGTGCCATAGTCATAAGTACACAGATTTTCTGTTTACGGTGAGCCTTATTTTTCCAGTGTCGAAGGGTCTGAAAAACCGTCATTGCAGAATAGATGATAAGAACTGCATAAACACAATTTACCATCAATCCAAAAGAATAAATTCCATCTTCTTCTATATAATAATCTATTGGTGCAAAAAGAACAGAAGCCAGAGCGAAAACATACGAAACAATGATCACCGAAAGCTCCGGCTTTGAATAACGTCTCTGATTGCGATTAAGTATATCAATATAGAGATAGATACACGAAAGAGCGATATACAGAAAAATAATAAAGCCCTGGTGCGTAAAACGAACAAACCAGAGCGGACATGAATCAAAATAAACAAGTGCAAAAACTGTAGCAAAATCAAACAGCAGATAGAGTAATGCACTCACCATCAAAACAGAAAAGATTTTGTTTGAAAGCAGTTTGATTTTCGGACGTAAAAAATAGATGACTTCAAGAATCAACATGATTGAGAGCGATGCGATTTGAAATTTTATATGGTTAAATAAAAATGAATTCATCTAACCATATATTTTACAACGAGATATGAAGAAACGCTAGATTTTTTTTATGCTGTAAAACTCTGAAGGACAGAACTCATTTTTATATCATTAAGAATCGTATCACATATATTTCTGACATTCTCATTTTTCAAAATATATTCATGCCCACCTTCGAAGACTTGTGTATTTTTAACTCTATAATAATCTTTCCACACTTTATTCATATCAATATTTTCGTTATTTCCAGAAAACAAACTAACTTCTATGGGATATTTTTTTTCCAATGCTTTATAATTATTTAGATTATTTATATCATTTTGAATAATTGGAAAGAAAAAATCAAATAAAGAGTTATCTGTCATAATATTGCTGGCTGTCATATTTTGACGCAATAATAATTCACGAATTCCTTCTTTTGAAGTATCAATTTTTTCATGAATTGGACTTCCACTTGAAAGATAAATGATTTTTGGAAACTGAAGTTTTCGACAATTTATTGTGTTACATAAATCTAAAATAACATTAGTACCATAACTATGACCTAGAAAAATATAATCCTCTTCCAGAAGTCTTGAATATTTTTCCAGGAAATCAATTGAAACTTCATGAATTGATTTAGAAAACTCTTCTCCATATCTTGCCCCATGCCCCTTATATTCATATAAAAAGCATTCAACAAAAGAATTTGATAATTGTTTCTTATATTCCAAATATAAATTAGCAGAGGATCCTGCATGTGGAAAAATAAAAAGTCTTGTTTTACTCATGTTACGACACCTGTACATTATTTTGATTTATTTTTTTATTTGCTTTTATACTAAATAATACACAAAAGATTAGCATCAATAATCCGGCAAAAGAATACCAGTATTGTACCGAAGTTATTTTTGTAAATACTATTTCTATAACCAATCCAATTGGGATTACAGCAGTATTAACTGCAGAAATTGTTCCAAACATAACCCCCTGTTCTTCTTTTGGTATCTCATTTTGAAAGAAGGCAGTTATATTTGAATTAAAAATTGAAAAAAGATTTCCTACTAAAAACAACAAAATATAATATATAAAAAGATTAATATTCTGGAAAAATAAGAGTATACCAAAAACTAAAAAGAGGATTGAATATAAGAAAGCAGAAACTATTATTCTATTATGATAATTTGATTTATTCTTAAATAACCCGACAATTAGTCCTCCAACAATCATTCCTATTACATAAGATGCTTCTATAATAGCTAAAATACTAACATCTTTTTTCAAAATACTACTTACCAAAAGTGGCAATATGGTTATTGATGGAGACATGCATAGATTCAATAAAGCAATAAAAATTGAATACTGAAAAATATCTTTATAAACCTTTAAGGTCTTAAATTGCTCAATAATATTCTTCTCTTTTGTTTCATTTCCTATTATTTCATTAACACGGAAAAAGCATAAACACAAAATTGCAAATAATGCAGTAACTATTTCAAGCAATAAAATATTATCAATGGACCATACCTTTAATAAAATAGCACCAACTATTGGAGCTACAAAATTTGATATTCCATTAATAGTTAGGTTTACTCCTGCAGCAGATGTTAGATTTTCTTTTCCTACTGAGTTAGAAACTGCAATAACTGATGCTAAGGTTTGAAATTGATTACAAACACTTCTTATAAAAAATAACATATAAATAAAGAATGTATTTGCATAATCATTTTTTAATAAGAAAACAAAAATACAAGTAGCCAGTGCAGAAATTAAATCCGAAAAGATCATTATTTTTTTCTTTTCAATTTTATCAATAATAGAACCAATTATCGGACCTAATAGAATAGCTGGGATATATGTAAAAATTGTAGATACAGATAAAACAATTGTAGAACTATATTTTTCTGTTATATACCAGATTAATGCAAACTGAACAATGTTACTTCCACAAATGGAAATTAATTGACCACCCCATAGCGGTAATAATCTAAACAACTCTTTTCTATTATTATTCATCTTTAAATACCTTTTTCCAAATTTATTAATAAATTTTTTCTTAGTTTATTATTCATTGGATCCCAATGAAAATTTAATTTTTTTAGAATTGCTTCAGTATATTGATTAGAACTAAAATGATTGCTTTCGAGTTCTTCAATATGCAGATGGACTAATAAATCTTTATAATTGGAAATCTTACCATTAGATATATCAAGTTTTATATTATCCAGGAAACTCTTTGGTGATATTATTTTAATATCATTATCATTTTTTACAGATTCATCAAATAATTCTATATTAGGATTCCAAACATGATATATACTTTGTTGTTTATGAATTTCTGACAATAAAAGTATTGCATCTGCTATATTATTAACAAAACTGTACTCATTATATAAAATGCCTTCTGGTATAATTCTATTTTTTACAAAAGCATTTAATCTTGCTAAAAAAGCATTCTGCTGCCAATCTTGTTGGAATTTTCCATTGATAGAATCGAAACATACATTACCGATTCTCATAATACACCAATCTGTAAAATCACTATTTATTAATACTTTTTCAGCTTCTATCTTTGATTTAGTATATAGATTCATTTTCAAATCAGAATGTAAATTTATTGTCTTCTCATTAAAAACACTATCTTCACATCCTGATACTACAGAAGCTGTAGATATATGAACTAATTTTTTTCCTTTATTTGTTTTACAGAAATTAATGATATTGCAAAGACTATCAATGTTTGATTCCTTAAATGAAGTCCAGTCTCCAAAATGTTGTACTTTAGCTGCAGCATTTATTACAACATCAACAGATTCTGATATAGAATTATATATTTCTTCATTTAAATTAAATCTATTCTTTGATAAATCGCTTTCATATATTTCTAAGCGGTCGGAAAATGATTCAAGATTATCATCAAAAAAATATTTATAATTTTTTTCTATTCTTTCTCTTACAGATAAATTTAGTCTGCTTCTTCCAAGAATAACAATCTTTGAATTAGTCTGCGTTAAGAGTCGATTTAATATATATATACCTAAATATCCTGTTGCTCCAGTTAATAAAACAATTTTATTTTCATAATTATCCATTGAAGGAATTTCTAGATTATAGTTTTCTTCCACTTTATATACAGGAATTGGCTTTGAAATAAAATCATTTAATTTATTTACTTTATCCAGTAAGGAATAATTAGTATTTATATTTTTGGCTACAATTTCTTTAATAGTTTTCTTCTCAAAAATATCAGAAAATGAACAATTTATTATTTCCACCATTTTTGAATATACTTTTATTGCCTTTATTGAGTCTCCGCCTATCTCAAAGAAACTGTCATTCCGTCCTACCTTTTCTACGCCAAGTACTTCCTTCCAGATTTCTGCAAGCTTCTCTTCTGTCTCTCCTTCTGGCGCTTCGTATTCACTACTTCTAACTTCCATTCCGCCATTCTCCTTCAGTTTCCTCTTGTCCACCTTTCCGTTCTTTGTTAATGGAATCTCTTCCACCTCTATGAATCTTCCGGGTATCATATACTCTGGCAGTCGCTCTGAAAGTTTCTGCTTGAACTCTTC
The Treponema bryantii DNA segment above includes these coding regions:
- a CDS encoding P-II family nitrogen regulator; translated protein: MNYKLLVSIVPHDSGELISDAAKSAGAGGGTIAMGRGTASNGVLQLLGLGDTSKDIVYIILEEEKCEAVRTAIISASETKKHFGVLFTIEVGNFVKAGNTDSIEKSEIKGGKSMATSTYQMINVIVNKGYAEDAMAAARKAGAGGGTIIGARGTAKEGDAAFFGMKIVPEKEMLMILVPSDKKDAILQAITALPCFAEAGSGIIFCNEAQDFTLLGKK
- a CDS encoding heavy metal translocating P-type ATPase; its protein translation is MSDEHKHEHEHEHCECGHEHEHEHCECGHEHGHHHDHHEHDGCSCGCGHDHEHGHEHGEEHELTVKQLIFAAVMFVLGLVIEHLPVENWLSDVAKIDLIHEAVCMVLYFIAFMITGKDIVIGAVSNLIHGELMDESFLMSVAAIGAILLGEYEEAVAIMILYQVGEKFEDYAVDKSRDSIEEIAKLRPDHATVKVGAETREVDPEEVETDSVIIVKPGDRIPIDGVVVDGDSFVDTSALTGESIPQHVSVGSEVLSGSINKQGVLEIRTTRHAGDSALSRILELVENATENKTKSEQFVTRFARVYTPIVVYSALALAIIPSVIIGFKSGNWAWQATWSTWVYRALMFLVVSCPCALVISIPLSFCGGITAAARHGILIKGSVYLEALGRTKTAVFDKTGTLTKGNFVVTHIHATDSSITETELLALATHTEMFSTHPISASLKAAHHDKCCDNVKLENVEEIAGKGIKALVNGKEVLAGNTKLMEQFGINYSECSEHQDGTVIHVASEGKYSGHIVISDEIKDDSQATVEGLHKIGVENVVMLTGDNERAAHTVAAKLGLKKAFGQLLSADKLAKVEELLADLSKGGKKRGTLIFAGDGINDAPVLARADAGIAMGNMGSDAAIEAADIIIMEDKPSKIVDGIKISRRTLRIVYENLYGALGIKGAILILSALGISNMWIAVFGDVGVTILAVLNSLRLLKTSKK
- a CDS encoding ArsR/SmtB family transcription factor, with the translated sequence MKKNEELCEGEVIHEETVKKVRATFPEDEMIFDLADFYKIFGDTTRVKILYALDKSDLCVCDISALLGMSVSAVSHQLRTLRESDLVRTNREGKVIYYSLADDHVKSILECGIEHIKEKE
- a CDS encoding RNA methyltransferase, producing MNLSNIVIVLDHPDESRNIGAACRAMANNDISDLRIVGNKADYDIEHIHVLAIHAGAIFDNARFFNSITEATSDCAICAGTTRRRGKKRGKLLLPEEFAEMADTTTNNSGKVAVIFGNERTGLTDEQLDECNLGVTIPSSDGFGSLNLSHAVQIMSYHLFRYSLKQKKGEYRGYTPLTLERVDQTVKIITDDMQKIGFFKMPGREDMENFWRSVLSRASLSEGEAQYLEKTFNKMAGLASKNASNSSQQ
- a CDS encoding EAL domain-containing protein, which produces MNSFLFNHIKFQIASLSIMLILEVIYFLRPKIKLLSNKIFSVLMVSALLYLLFDFATVFALVYFDSCPLWFVRFTHQGFIIFLYIALSCIYLYIDILNRNQRRYSKPELSVIIVSYVFALASVLFAPIDYYIEEDGIYSFGLMVNCVYAVLIIYSAMTVFQTLRHWKNKAHRKQKICVLMTMALWVGFGGVQIIEPKILISSVGISAIILLMFLSLENPSEYLDSETRAFNYYALKTVLQEFMSCKKNYAIVSMELDEASIIENYVGTNVIAETLVEIKQFVEKSFKTQCYRMNRMTLAFIVDNKHISKIDTCLEILADRFSRPWELKDRSVRLNAHANVLFCPEDFPFDGQVVELLDFAEDTETYGRSIGFIRRIDDKAREKRIRSRQILHIVSESIKNNSIVMYYQPIYSLAEKRFTNAEALVRLKDENTIGYVSPEEFIPLAEKKGMIMPLSNLIFNHVFAFMSENNLKKQHMNHIEVNLSGLQSVDANLPKLMKSLLMKYNIAPDCVNLEITESIAVTSGYMLKKNMEELKKFGCSFSMDDFGTGYSNLSRIAKADFEMIKIDKSLLWPCFKEDETEGTKNAKILLENMISMLLKMGRKIVVEGIETKEQFDYLASLGITYAQGFYFSKPIPEEEFVKFIAEKNSKRS
- a CDS encoding thioesterase II family protein, giving the protein MSKTRLFIFPHAGSSANLYLEYKKQLSNSFVECFLYEYKGHGARYGEEFSKSIHEVSIDFLEKYSRLLEEDYIFLGHSYGTNVILDLCNTINCRKLQFPKIIYLSSGSPIHEKIDTSKEGIRELLLRQNMTASNIMTDNSLFDFFFPIIQNDINNLNNYKALEKKYPIEVSLFSGNNENIDMNKVWKDYYRVKNTQVFEGGHEYILKNENVRNICDTILNDIKMSSVLQSFTA
- a CDS encoding MFS transporter: MNNNRKELFRLLPLWGGQLISICGSNIVQFALIWYITEKYSSTIVLSVSTIFTYIPAILLGPIIGSIIDKIEKKKIMIFSDLISALATCIFVFLLKNDYANTFFIYMLFFIRSVCNQFQTLASVIAVSNSVGKENLTSAAGVNLTINGISNFVAPIVGAILLKVWSIDNILLLEIVTALFAILCLCFFRVNEIIGNETKEKNIIEQFKTLKVYKDIFQYSIFIALLNLCMSPSITILPLLVSSILKKDVSILAIIEASYVIGMIVGGLIVGLFKNKSNYHNRIIVSAFLYSILFLVFGILLFFQNINLFIYYILLFLVGNLFSIFNSNITAFFQNEIPKEEQGVMFGTISAVNTAVIPIGLVIEIVFTKITSVQYWYSFAGLLMLIFCVLFSIKANKKINQNNVQVS